In Pseudonocardia cypriaca, a single genomic region encodes these proteins:
- the serC gene encoding phosphoserine transaminase, giving the protein MTASTSTDLQIPADLQPADGRFGCGPSKVRPEQLTALAGAGAAIMGTSHRQKPVKSLVGRVRSGLRELFSLPEGYEVVLGNGGSTAFWDAAAFGLVRERALHLTYGEFSSKFADSTRGAPFLAEPVVVKADPGSAPEPTADPSCDVLAWAHNETSTGVSVPVVRPAGATSDQLVLIDATSGAAGLPVDVSQADAYYFAPQKGFASDGGLWAALMSPAALERVSELAATDRWIPPFLSLATAVDNSVKDQTYNTPAIATLILMAEQIDWMLGLGGLDACVARTADSSSRLYAWAEKSEFATPFVSDPAHRSQVVGTIDFADSVDAAAVAKTLRANGIVDTEPYRKLGRNQLRIGMFPAVEPADVTALTACIDWVVERMS; this is encoded by the coding sequence GTGACCGCTTCGACGTCCACCGACCTGCAGATCCCCGCCGACCTCCAGCCCGCCGACGGACGCTTCGGCTGTGGCCCCTCGAAGGTCCGTCCGGAGCAGCTCACGGCGCTCGCCGGGGCCGGAGCGGCGATCATGGGCACTTCGCACCGCCAGAAGCCGGTGAAGTCGCTGGTCGGGCGGGTGCGCAGCGGGTTGCGGGAGCTGTTCTCGCTGCCCGAGGGCTACGAGGTCGTGCTCGGCAACGGCGGGTCCACGGCGTTCTGGGACGCCGCCGCGTTCGGCCTGGTGCGCGAGCGCGCGCTGCACCTCACGTACGGCGAGTTCTCCTCCAAGTTCGCCGACTCGACCCGCGGTGCCCCCTTCCTGGCCGAGCCGGTGGTGGTCAAGGCCGACCCGGGCAGCGCCCCCGAGCCCACCGCCGACCCCTCGTGCGACGTGCTGGCGTGGGCGCACAACGAGACGTCGACCGGTGTGTCCGTCCCGGTCGTGCGCCCCGCGGGCGCCACCTCCGACCAGCTCGTGCTGATCGACGCCACCTCCGGCGCGGCCGGGCTCCCGGTGGACGTGAGCCAGGCCGACGCGTACTACTTCGCCCCGCAGAAGGGCTTCGCGTCCGACGGCGGGCTGTGGGCCGCGTTGATGAGCCCCGCCGCTCTGGAGCGCGTGAGCGAGCTCGCCGCCACCGACCGGTGGATCCCGCCGTTCCTGTCCCTCGCCACGGCCGTCGACAACTCGGTCAAGGACCAGACCTACAACACGCCCGCCATCGCCACGCTCATCCTCATGGCGGAGCAGATCGACTGGATGCTCGGGCTCGGCGGGCTCGACGCCTGCGTCGCTCGCACGGCCGACTCGTCCTCACGGCTCTACGCGTGGGCGGAGAAGTCGGAGTTCGCCACGCCGTTCGTGAGCGACCCGGCCCACCGGTCCCAGGTGGTCGGCACCATCGACTTCGCCGACTCCGTCGACGCCGCTGCCGTCGCCAAGACGCTGCGCGCCAACGGCATCGTCGACACCGAGCCGTACCGCAAGCTGGGGCGCAACCAGCTGCGCATCGGCATGTTCCCGGCGGTCGAGCCGGCCGACGTCACAGCGCTCACGGCTTGTATCGATTGGGTTGTCGAGCGCATGTCGTGA
- the sepH gene encoding septation protein SepH: MRALRVVGITEGGGEFSVVLEDPVRRERFTVPADEQLRAAARGDLTRLGQISIELESQLRPREIQARIRAGASVEQVAAAAGVPLQKIERFAYPVLLERSRTAEVAQRAHPVRTDGPDTRTLGDVVAHTFGLRGQEYADAEWDSWKGEDGKWVVALSWRAGRSDNRAHWTFQPGAHGGTVTAVDEHASDLVEGLPARPLRTVGPVIDIGRSEDPAPAPGPEEELRAVASDSVRGSRVDPSPATEARTVERAPTRTTSEPRRQAPPAAQRQPAVEPPRAEPARPERTRPEPTAAEAGDRRQRSAQDDGAAPASRPEATESAAPAEPEAPEPRATGGTGEPAGRPERRKPEPPRTEPAPSAPAASPEPVAEAPAPEEPADVPAPAAAQQPAANKRTKKGKPVMPSWDEVLLGVRGQR; the protein is encoded by the coding sequence ATGCGGGCGCTGCGGGTCGTCGGGATCACCGAGGGTGGCGGTGAGTTCTCCGTCGTCCTCGAGGACCCGGTGCGACGCGAGCGCTTCACCGTGCCTGCCGACGAGCAGCTGCGCGCCGCCGCACGCGGAGACCTCACCCGGCTCGGACAGATCTCGATCGAGTTGGAGAGCCAGTTGCGTCCACGTGAGATCCAGGCCCGCATCCGTGCCGGGGCGTCCGTGGAGCAGGTCGCCGCCGCGGCCGGCGTTCCGCTGCAGAAGATCGAGCGGTTCGCCTACCCCGTGCTGCTCGAACGCTCCCGCACCGCCGAGGTGGCCCAGCGCGCCCATCCCGTGCGTACAGACGGGCCGGACACCCGCACCCTCGGTGACGTCGTCGCCCACACGTTCGGCCTGCGCGGCCAGGAGTACGCCGACGCCGAGTGGGACTCCTGGAAGGGCGAGGACGGCAAGTGGGTCGTCGCCCTGTCCTGGCGCGCCGGGCGCTCGGACAACCGCGCTCACTGGACGTTCCAGCCGGGCGCGCACGGGGGCACCGTCACCGCGGTCGACGAGCACGCGAGCGACCTGGTCGAGGGCCTGCCCGCGCGGCCGCTGCGCACCGTCGGCCCGGTGATCGACATCGGCCGCTCGGAGGACCCCGCCCCCGCCCCCGGGCCCGAGGAGGAGCTGCGAGCCGTCGCGTCCGACTCGGTCCGCGGTTCCCGCGTCGACCCGTCGCCGGCCACCGAGGCCCGCACGGTCGAGCGCGCCCCCACCCGCACGACATCGGAGCCGCGCAGGCAGGCACCTCCCGCGGCGCAGCGCCAGCCCGCCGTCGAGCCGCCACGCGCCGAGCCCGCCCGCCCGGAGCGGACCCGACCCGAGCCCACGGCGGCCGAGGCGGGCGACCGGCGGCAGCGATCCGCGCAGGACGACGGCGCAGCCCCGGCGAGCCGGCCGGAAGCCACCGAGAGCGCCGCGCCCGCCGAGCCCGAGGCCCCGGAACCCCGGGCGACGGGGGGCACCGGCGAGCCGGCCGGCCGGCCCGAGCGCCGCAAGCCGGAGCCGCCCCGCACCGAGCCGGCACCGAGCGCCCCTGCGGCGAGCCCCGAGCCCGTCGCGGAGGCCCCCGCTCCCGAGGAGCCGGCCGATGTCCCCGCGCCCGCGGCCGCGCAGCAACCCGCCGCGAACAAGCGCACCAAGAAGGGCAAGCCGGTCATGCCGTCCTGGGACGAGGTCCTGCTCGGCGTGCGCGGCCAGCGCTGA
- a CDS encoding SMP-30/gluconolactonase/LRE family protein — protein MSDVLLTGLKIGESARWHDGRLWLCNWGTQQVLAVDLDGGTEVVATVPTTIPFSIDWLPDGRLLVVAGPEGRLLHQEPDGSLVDHADLTCLGAGLNEIVVDGRGNTYVNGGTDFHPDAGVAPGFVALVTPDGAVRRVADGIAFPNGMAVTPDDSTLIVSESFAGTLTAFDIEPDGSLSNRRVWAPVPGDGIVLDAEGAVWTPGWTDAGPACLRVAEGGEVLATVPLDRAGFACTLGGDDGRTLFVLAADWHMQEGFEENIERLLTGPETGQVLTARAPAAHAGRP, from the coding sequence ATGAGCGATGTTCTGCTGACCGGACTGAAGATCGGCGAGTCCGCGCGCTGGCACGACGGCAGGCTGTGGCTGTGCAACTGGGGCACCCAGCAGGTCCTCGCCGTCGACCTCGACGGCGGCACCGAGGTGGTGGCCACGGTGCCGACCACCATCCCGTTCTCGATCGACTGGCTCCCGGATGGGCGGCTGCTGGTGGTCGCGGGGCCAGAGGGCAGGCTCCTGCACCAGGAACCGGACGGCTCGCTAGTCGACCACGCCGACCTGACCTGCCTCGGCGCCGGCCTGAACGAGATCGTCGTGGACGGTCGCGGCAACACCTACGTCAACGGCGGCACGGACTTCCACCCGGACGCCGGCGTGGCACCCGGGTTCGTCGCGCTGGTCACGCCCGACGGCGCGGTGCGGCGGGTCGCGGACGGGATCGCCTTCCCGAACGGGATGGCGGTCACGCCGGACGACTCGACGCTGATCGTCTCCGAGTCGTTCGCCGGCACGCTCACCGCGTTCGACATCGAGCCGGACGGGAGCCTGTCGAACCGGCGGGTGTGGGCTCCGGTGCCCGGCGACGGCATCGTGCTGGACGCCGAAGGTGCCGTGTGGACGCCGGGCTGGACCGACGCCGGGCCGGCCTGCCTGCGGGTCGCCGAGGGCGGGGAAGTGCTGGCCACGGTCCCGCTCGACCGGGCGGGGTTCGCCTGCACGCTCGGCGGCGATGACGGCCGGACGCTGTTCGTGCTGGCGGCGGACTGGCACATGCAGGAGGGCTTCGAGGAGAACATCGAGCGCCTGCTGACGGGCCCGGAGACCGGGCAGGTGCTCACCGCCCGTGCCCCGGCCGCGCACGCGGGCAGGCCCTGA
- a CDS encoding DUF2537 domain-containing protein — MRLASGGRVLLGERRAGDPPLPTELEDALREWAAFAVTVSGSGGRDERDMLQRRGRQLAVRLADALGRTVTYTDPVSGRVEAVPAPSSGPIPRRPDDSEPTPWATGLAVSAFTAVVVAVGDIALSRAFAEAFGLLWVPANILVALGLAPSLHLLRLTPFWRWPALGAAAGLAAAWVVLLLGQLG; from the coding sequence GTGCGGCTCGCCTCGGGGGGACGGGTCCTGCTCGGTGAGCGCCGAGCAGGCGATCCGCCCCTGCCCACCGAGCTCGAGGACGCGCTGCGCGAGTGGGCGGCGTTCGCCGTCACGGTCTCCGGATCGGGCGGGCGGGACGAGCGCGACATGCTGCAGCGCAGGGGACGCCAGCTCGCCGTCCGCCTCGCCGACGCTCTCGGGCGCACGGTCACCTACACCGATCCGGTGTCCGGCCGGGTCGAGGCGGTGCCCGCCCCGTCCAGCGGCCCGATCCCGCGCCGGCCCGACGACAGCGAGCCGACGCCGTGGGCCACCGGCCTCGCCGTCTCCGCGTTCACGGCCGTGGTCGTGGCGGTGGGGGACATCGCGCTGAGCCGCGCGTTCGCCGAGGCGTTCGGGCTGCTGTGGGTGCCGGCGAACATCCTCGTCGCGCTGGGGCTCGCGCCCTCGCTGCACCTGCTGCGGCTCACACCGTTCTGGCGCTGGCCCGCGCTCGGCGCCGCGGCCGGCCTCGCGGCGGCGTGGGTGGTGCTGCTGCTGGGCCAGCTCGGCTGA
- a CDS encoding TrmH family RNA methyltransferase → MATITHVDDPADPRVDDFRDLTTADRRPDRPGGRGLVIAEGVVVVRRMIESPYPVRSLLGVPRRFDELAEDLSALPVPAYAADAETMAAVVGFHLNRGVLAVADRAAPPDVTEILRHARLVAVLEGVNDHENLGALFRNAAALGVDAVLLGPRCSDPLYRRSVRVSMGHVLRVPLAELPGPWPASLDVLRGAGLRVAALTPAADAQPIATAGTAGQRVAVLLGAEGPGLTAEALAAADVRLRIPMASGVDSLNVATAAAVAFHALAT, encoded by the coding sequence GTGGCGACCATCACTCACGTCGACGACCCGGCCGATCCCCGGGTGGACGACTTCCGCGACCTCACCACCGCCGACCGTCGACCGGACCGGCCCGGGGGGCGGGGACTGGTGATCGCGGAGGGGGTGGTCGTCGTGCGCCGCATGATCGAATCGCCGTACCCGGTGCGGTCGCTCCTCGGCGTGCCCCGGCGCTTCGACGAGCTGGCCGAGGACCTCTCCGCGCTCCCCGTGCCCGCGTACGCCGCCGACGCGGAGACGATGGCCGCGGTCGTGGGGTTCCACCTCAACCGTGGCGTGCTCGCGGTGGCCGACCGGGCCGCGCCACCCGACGTCACCGAGATCCTGCGGCACGCGCGGCTCGTGGCGGTGCTGGAGGGCGTGAACGACCACGAGAACCTGGGAGCGCTCTTCCGCAACGCCGCGGCGCTCGGCGTCGACGCCGTGCTGCTCGGGCCGCGCTGCTCCGACCCGCTCTACCGCCGCAGCGTCCGCGTCTCGATGGGCCACGTCCTGCGCGTCCCGCTCGCCGAGCTGCCCGGCCCGTGGCCGGCGTCGCTCGACGTCCTGCGCGGCGCGGGCCTGCGGGTCGCCGCGCTCACGCCCGCGGCGGACGCGCAGCCCATCGCCACCGCCGGGACGGCCGGGCAGCGGGTCGCCGTCCTCCTCGGGGCGGAGGGACCCGGGCTGACGGCGGAAGCGCTGGCCGCCGCGGACGTGCGCCTCCGGATCCCGATGGCGTCCGGCGTCGACTCCCTCAACGTCGCCACGGCGGCGGCTGTGGCATTCCACGCTCTCGCGACGTGA
- a CDS encoding glutamate--cysteine ligase: MGQDVDRRTFSRRDRQRYRTKVQRCLDTLAIMLREHPFARDEPMTGLEVELNLVDHDLSPSLAGSAVLDAIGSSQFQSELGRWNLELNLPPRPLPGDEWRHLERHLLDELAVARAKAVDCGAQLAVIGILPTLERRHLVTEALSPDQRYATLNEQMLSARGEPIRLDIAGDDPSGRHGVEPEHLQADFDSIAPEAACTSMQLHLQVHPDSFAGYWNAAQCLAGVQLAVGSNSPFLLGSRLWAETRIPLFEQSCDVRTPELRNQGVRPRVWFGERWITSILDLFSENGRYFPALMPVTEDDDPMAELEAGHVPALNELRLHNGTIWRWNRPVYDVADGVPHVRVENRVLPAGPTVVDMVANALFFYGLLRTLVEAERPLWSMMSFEAAEENFITAARHGLDGPLYWPGTGWIRPDELVLRKLLPQAADGLARWGVEGEVTDRFLSIIEQRCVTRRTGAGWQLDTVAALEEGGADRPAALHGMLSRYLEWSAANEPVHTWPVPK, from the coding sequence ATGGGCCAGGACGTCGACCGACGGACGTTCAGTCGACGAGATCGCCAGCGCTACCGCACCAAGGTGCAGCGCTGCCTCGACACACTCGCGATCATGCTGCGCGAGCACCCGTTCGCCCGTGACGAGCCGATGACCGGGCTCGAGGTGGAGCTCAACCTCGTCGACCACGATCTGTCACCGTCGCTCGCGGGGTCCGCCGTGCTGGACGCGATCGGCTCGTCCCAGTTCCAGTCCGAGCTCGGGCGTTGGAACCTCGAGCTGAACCTGCCGCCGCGCCCGCTGCCGGGCGACGAGTGGCGGCACCTGGAGCGCCACCTGCTCGACGAGCTCGCCGTGGCCAGGGCGAAGGCCGTGGACTGCGGCGCCCAGCTCGCCGTCATCGGGATCCTGCCCACGCTGGAGCGCCGCCACCTCGTCACCGAGGCGCTGTCCCCCGACCAGCGCTACGCCACGCTCAACGAGCAGATGCTGAGCGCTCGCGGCGAGCCGATCCGCCTCGACATCGCGGGCGACGACCCGTCCGGCCGCCACGGCGTCGAGCCGGAACACCTCCAGGCCGACTTCGACTCCATCGCACCGGAGGCAGCCTGCACGTCCATGCAGCTGCACCTCCAGGTGCACCCGGACTCCTTCGCCGGCTACTGGAACGCCGCACAGTGCCTCGCGGGTGTGCAGCTCGCCGTCGGCTCGAACTCACCGTTCCTGCTGGGCTCGCGGCTGTGGGCCGAGACCCGGATCCCGCTGTTCGAGCAGTCCTGCGACGTGCGCACCCCGGAGCTGCGCAACCAGGGGGTGCGGCCGCGGGTGTGGTTCGGCGAGCGCTGGATCACCTCGATCCTGGACCTGTTCTCCGAGAACGGCCGCTACTTCCCCGCGCTCATGCCCGTCACCGAGGACGACGACCCGATGGCGGAGCTCGAGGCGGGGCACGTGCCGGCCCTCAACGAGCTCCGGCTGCACAACGGCACGATCTGGCGCTGGAACCGCCCGGTCTACGACGTGGCCGACGGCGTGCCGCACGTGCGCGTGGAGAACCGGGTGCTGCCGGCCGGGCCCACGGTCGTGGACATGGTGGCCAACGCGCTGTTCTTCTACGGCCTGCTGCGCACGCTCGTCGAGGCCGAGCGGCCGCTGTGGAGCATGATGTCGTTCGAGGCCGCCGAGGAGAACTTCATCACCGCCGCCCGCCACGGCCTCGACGGCCCGCTGTACTGGCCCGGCACCGGCTGGATCCGCCCGGACGAGCTGGTGCTGCGCAAGCTGCTCCCGCAGGCCGCCGACGGGCTCGCGCGCTGGGGCGTCGAGGGCGAGGTCACCGACCGCTTCCTGTCGATCATCGAGCAGCGCTGCGTCACCCGCCGGACGGGCGCCGGCTGGCAGCTGGACACGGTCGCCGCGCTCGAGGAGGGCGGGGCCGACCGGCCGGCCGCCCTGCACGGCATGCTCTCGCGGTACCTGGAGTGGTCCGCCGCCAACGAGCCGGTGCACACCTGGCCCGTCCCGAAGTGA
- a CDS encoding MFS transporter, giving the protein MSERTGAAPIPRPVPANPDPRRWKALAVLCTAYFMIIVDSQIVILALPSIEAELSFGTNGSQWVMSAYLLSFGGLLLFGGRTADLLGGRRMFMVGTALFLVASVVCGLAWSGAVLVAARVVQGVAAAVMAPTAMAVLMNTFAEGKERNRAIGVWTGIGAFGATAALLIGGTITEGLGWEWIFFINVPLAGAVLVLGPRLLRETPVAAGRRSYDPFGAITVTGALVLLAYAVVEAPVVGWGSLSTLGLLAGALVLFAVFLVIERVSKAPLVPLRVFRVRTLVGGNAMTLLVSMAIYGGALMMSVYAQQVLGWSPVLFGLSTAVYAAMSVVGSNLTGPLVTRFGYRRVAVFGATVLSAGALLLTRVSPEGNYWTELLPAMIVFGYGIGTTVVAAAIAALSGVAPNESGLASGINNSIFQVGAAFGIAMCTTVAVAFTGTGHADGRVGLNAGVQAAFGAAFVFAACCLAVALVLLALRDGRPAGQATGVAP; this is encoded by the coding sequence ATGTCAGAACGAACGGGCGCCGCGCCCATTCCACGACCCGTCCCGGCCAACCCCGACCCGCGCCGCTGGAAGGCGCTCGCCGTCCTGTGCACGGCCTACTTCATGATCATCGTCGACTCCCAGATCGTCATCCTCGCGCTTCCGTCCATCGAAGCGGAGCTGTCGTTCGGGACCAACGGCTCGCAGTGGGTGATGAGCGCCTACCTGCTCAGCTTCGGCGGCCTGCTGCTGTTCGGAGGCCGCACCGCCGACCTGCTCGGCGGCCGCCGGATGTTCATGGTCGGCACCGCGCTGTTCCTCGTGGCGTCGGTGGTCTGCGGGCTCGCCTGGTCCGGTGCCGTGCTCGTCGCGGCGCGCGTCGTGCAGGGCGTCGCCGCGGCCGTGATGGCCCCGACCGCCATGGCCGTGCTGATGAACACCTTCGCCGAGGGGAAGGAGCGCAACCGCGCCATCGGCGTCTGGACCGGCATCGGCGCATTCGGTGCCACCGCTGCACTGCTCATCGGCGGCACCATCACCGAGGGCCTCGGCTGGGAGTGGATCTTCTTCATCAACGTTCCGCTCGCAGGCGCCGTCCTCGTGCTCGGGCCTCGGCTGCTCCGGGAGACCCCGGTCGCCGCCGGCAGGCGCTCCTACGACCCGTTCGGCGCGATCACGGTCACCGGCGCGCTCGTGCTGCTGGCGTACGCGGTGGTCGAGGCGCCGGTGGTGGGTTGGGGTTCGCTGTCGACCCTCGGGCTGCTCGCAGGGGCGCTGGTCCTGTTCGCCGTGTTCCTCGTGATCGAGCGGGTGTCGAAGGCACCTCTGGTGCCGCTGCGGGTCTTCCGCGTGCGCACGCTCGTCGGGGGCAACGCGATGACGCTGCTCGTCTCGATGGCCATCTACGGGGGCGCGCTGATGATGTCCGTCTACGCCCAGCAGGTGCTGGGCTGGTCGCCGGTGCTGTTCGGGCTGAGCACCGCGGTCTACGCCGCGATGTCGGTGGTCGGCTCGAACCTCACCGGGCCGCTCGTCACGCGGTTCGGGTACCGGCGGGTCGCGGTGTTCGGTGCGACGGTGCTGTCGGCCGGGGCGCTGCTGCTGACCCGCGTGTCCCCCGAGGGGAACTACTGGACCGAGCTGCTGCCGGCGATGATCGTGTTCGGCTACGGCATCGGAACCACCGTGGTCGCCGCCGCGATCGCCGCGCTCTCCGGGGTGGCCCCGAACGAGTCGGGACTCGCGTCCGGCATCAACAACTCGATCTTCCAGGTCGGTGCGGCCTTCGGGATCGCAATGTGCACCACGGTGGCGGTGGCGTTCACCGGCACCGGTCACGCGGACGGGCGCGTCGGCCTCAACGCGGGCGTCCAGGCCGCGTTCGGCGCGGCGTTCGTCTTCGCGGCGTGCTGCCTCGCGGTCGCGCTCGTGCTGCTCGCGCTGCGCGACGGTCGGCCCGCCGGGCAGGCGACGGGAGTGGCGCCGTGA